In a single window of the Coffea eugenioides isolate CCC68of chromosome 3, Ceug_1.0, whole genome shotgun sequence genome:
- the LOC113766391 gene encoding uncharacterized protein LOC113766391, translated as MARGLIDRMNDYEFVFALHLMKYLLGITNDLSLVLQQRDQNIVQAMSLIDTMKSQLQDFREEGWQIILDEVNNFCELNMIPVIDMEDSIAIRGNARRSRRGQTITNFHHYRVEIFCEVVDLIIQEMNNRFSEVSTELLSCITCLDPKSSFSQFNVQKLLRLADLYPEDFSSNDYLYLESQLRNYIYNVQRDPQFSEVEDLGSLAQQMVKTGKNTVFPLVYRLIQLALVLPVATASVERVFSAMNIVKTDLRNKMGDEWMNDCLVVYIEKDIFATIENEQILQRFQRMKTRRMQLPPLRYSSATTTNTSSVNQ; from the exons ATGGCCAGGGGTTTGATTGATAGAATGAATGATTATGAGTTTGTTTTTGCATTGCACCTGATGAAGTATTTATTGGGAATCACAAATGACTTGTCACTTGTTTTGCAACAAAGGGATCAAAATATTGTCCAAGCCATGAGTTTGATTGATACTATGAAATCTCAATTGCAAGACTTTAGGGAAGAGGGATGGCAAATAATTTTAGATGAAGTCAACAATTTTTGTGAGTTGAATATGATTCCCGTGATTGATATGGAAGACAGTATAGCAATCCGTGGCAATGCCAGGCGCAGTCGCAGAGGTCAAACCATCACTAATTTTCATCATTATCGCGTGGAAATTTTTTGTGAg GTTGTTGATTTAATTATACAAGAGATGAATAATCGTTTCTCGGAAGTTAGCACGGAATTGCTTAGTTGCATAACATGTCTTGATCCAAAAAGTTCTTTCTCTCAATTCAATGTGCAGAAACTACTCCGTCTTGCTGATTTATATCCTGAAGACTTCTCAAGTAACGATTATTTATATCTTGAGTCTCAACTTcgaaattatatttataatgtGCAACGCGATCCTCAATTTTCAGAAGTTGAAGATTTGGGAAGTCTTGCTCAACAAATGGTTAAAACTGGTAAAAATACAGTTTTTCCATTGGTTTATCGTCTGATCCAGTTGGCATTAGTTCTACCAGTTGCGACTGCTTCTGTTGAAAGAGTATTTTCTGCAATGAATATTGTCAAGACTGATTTGCGCAACAAAATGGGAGACGAGTGGATGAATGACTGTCTGGTTGTATACATCGAGAAGGATATTTTTGCAACAATTGAAAATGAGCAAATATTGCAGCGTTTTCAACGGATGAAGACTCGCAGAATGCAATTGCCTCCTCTTCGTTATTCGAGTGCAACAACTACCAATACTTCAAGTGTTaatcaataa
- the LOC113766392 gene encoding zinc transporter 5-like, with translation MANQNFQILVFSTLFPTLVLAECTCDIERNADGNRSSALKYKLGAIAATLFASSIGICLPIWGKKIPSLNPKSNFFFIIKSFTAGIILATGFIHILPDAFDSLTSPCIPINPWGNFPFTGFVAMVAAICTLIVDVYANSYYKKKYGNENFQATVGAGDRNNGESNLSGVLPLHTHAIHGHGHASMEGDTISTELRYRVISQVLEFGIIMHARFIAIALGASGSLETIRPLLVAFTFYLFFEGIGLGGCITQGKFNVRAIAIMSVFFSLTTPVGIAIGIGIANVYKDNSPIAIIVEGIFDSAPAGILIYMALVDLLSADLMNPKMQSNSKLLLGANVSFLFGASCMCLLAKWV, from the exons ATGGCGAATCAAAACttccaaattttggtgttttcTACACTCTTTCCAACCCTAGTTCTAGCAGAGTGCACCTGCGATATTGAGAGAAATGCAGATGGAAATAGGAGTTCGGCCCTCAAGTACAAATTAGGAGCAATAGCTGCGACCTTATTTGCTAGCTCTATTGGCATCTGTCTACCAATTTGGGGAAAGAAAATACCATCTTTAAACCCTAAAagcaatttcttcttcatcatcaaatcTTTCACCGCCGGCATAATTTTAGCAACAGGGTTCATTCACATCCTTCCCGATGCTTTTGATAGCTTGACTTCTCCATGCATTCCCATCAATCCTTGGGGAAACTTTCCGTTCACCGGTTTTGTAGCAATGGTTGCTGCTATTTGTACGCTTATAGTTGATGTGTATGCAAATTCTTATTATAAGAAGAAGTATGGAAACGAGAACTTTCAAGCTACAGTGGGGGCAGGTGATCGCAATAATGGAGAGAGTAATCTCTCAGGAGTGCTTCCTCTTCATACTCATGCCATACATGGTCATGGACATGCCTCGATGGAAGGGGATACCATTTCTACTGAGCTTCGGTATCGTGTGATATCGCAG GTTTTGGAATTTGGAATTATTATGCACGCCCGATTTATTGCCATTGCTTTGGGTGCATCGGGTAGTCTAGAAACAATAAGGCCTCTGCTGGTAGCTTTCACGTTTTATCTATTTTTCGAGGGTATTGGATTAGGCGGATGCATCACTCAG GGAAAATTCAATGTGCGAGCAATTGCAATCATGTCTGTTTTCTTCTCGCTTACAACACCAGTTGGAATTGCGATTGGGATTGGAATAGCAAATGTCTACAAAGATAACAGCCCAATTGCTATCATAGTGGAAGGAATTTTTGATTCAGCACCAGCCGGTATCCTAATTTACATGGCATTGGTGGACCTTCTCTCTGCAGATCTCATGAATCCAAAGATGCAAAGCAATTCAAAGCTTCTGCTTGGGGCAaatgtttcctttctttttggtgCTAGTTGTATGTGTCTCTTGGCCAAATGGGTCTga